One region of Miscanthus floridulus cultivar M001 chromosome 19, ASM1932011v1, whole genome shotgun sequence genomic DNA includes:
- the LOC136528973 gene encoding putative fucosyltransferase 10 — MDSAKATKGERDLPETEKRRPTGLGTVTAVFLLSLPLLILFFLFGDRAVASIAGDSLVWQRTGVQSSGNASSSPVNAHHDLLLGGLLSPDFDAATCLSRFEASKRWKTPPPFPVSPYLVHKLRQYESNHRRCGPGTANYREAMAQLTSGRNGDRAECRYVVWFPIQGLGNRMLSVVSTFLYALLTGRVLLVHEPPEMEGLFCEPFPGTSWILPPDFPCKDGFWVGSNDSYLRMLENNVVRYDGGGGGDASALPPYVYFHLEQTQLRLQNHTFCEEDHRVLDRFNWMVLRSDSYFAVALFLMPMYRAELDLMFPAKASVFHHLGRYLLHPGNRAWGIVERFYDGYLAGADERLGIQVRLAPFLPLTFEIMYEQIIRCTREHDLLPQVTDTSEPGARPSKGTAAKVKAVLVVSLKPEYYDKLHSVYYTNATATGEVVTVYQPSHDQDQHSEARAHNERALAEIFLLSYSDRLVTTGFSTFGYVAHSLAGQRPWLLMLPDRTTKRAAVACVRPSSVEPCLHSPPSLVCRAAQDLDPVAHLPFMRHCEDVDAGGGLKLFD, encoded by the exons ATGGATTCCGCCAAGGCGACCAAAGGAGAGCGAGATCTGCCGGAGACAGAGAAACGCCGGCCAACCGGTCTGGGCACTGTCACTGCCGTCTTCTTGCTCTCGTTGCCACTGCTGATCCTGTTCTTCCTCTTCGGAGACCGAGCTGTCGCCTCCATCGCCGGCGACTCCCTGGTTTGGCAGCGCACGGGGGTGCAGA GCTCCGGCAATGCGTCCTCGTCCCCAGTGAACGCTCACCACGACCTGCTCCTCGGCGGGCTTCTCTCGCCAGACTTCGACGCAGCGACGTGCCTCAGCCGGTTCGAGGCGTCCAAGCGATGGAAGACGCCGCCGCCGTTCCCGGTCTCCCCTTACCTCGTCCACAAGCTGAGGCAGTACGAGTCGAACCATCGGCGGTGCGGACCGGGCACCGCGAACTACCGCGAGGCCATGGCGCAGCTCACGTCCGGCCGCAACGGCGACCGCGCCGAATGCAGGTACGTGGTGTGGTTCCCCATCCAGGGCCTGGGCAACCGGATGCTCAGCGTCGTCTCGACCTTCCTCTACGCGCTGCTCACCGGCCGCGTCCTCCTCGTTCACGAACCCCCCGAGATGGAGGGGCTCTTCTGCGAGCCGTTCCCGGGGACCTCGTGGATCCTGCCGCCGGACTTCCCCTGCAAGGACGGCTTTTGGGTCGGCTCAAATGACAGCTACCTGCGCATGCTTGAGAACAACGTCGTCCGCtacgacggcggtggcggcggcgacgccaGCGCGCTGCCGCCCTACGTCTACTTCCACCTGGAGCAGACACAGCTCCGGCTCCAGAATCACACGTTCTGCGAGGAGGACCACCGCGTGCTCGACAGGTTCAACTGGATGGTGCTCCGGTCAGACAGCTACTTCGCCGTGGCGTTGTTCCTCATGCCCATGTACCGGGCCGAGCTGGACCTGATGTTCCCGGCGAAGGCGTCCGTGTTCCACCACCTCGGCAGGTATCTCCTCCACCCGGGTAACCGAGCGTGGGGGATTGTGGAGAGGTTCTACGACGGGTACCTCGCCGGCGCCGACGAGCGTCTCGGCATACAGGTCCGCCTCGCGCCGTTCCTTCCGCTCACGTTTGAGATCATGTACGAGCAGATCATCCGATGCACTCGGGAGCACGACCTCCTGCCACAAGTGACCGACACCAGCGAGCCGGGTGCCCGGCCGTCCAAAGGCACGGCGGCCAAGGTGAAGGCCGTGCTGGTGGTCTCCCTGAAGCCGGAGTACTACGACAAGCTGCACAGCGTGTACTACACCAACGCGACGGCGACCGGCGAGGTTGTCACGGTGTACCAGCCGAGCCACGACCAGGACCAGCACTCGGAGGCGCGGGCGCACAACGAGCGCGCCCTGGCCGAGATCTTCCTGCTCAGCTACTCCGACAGGTTGGTGACCACGGGGTTCTCGACGTTCGGCTACGTCGCGCACTCGCTGGCTGGGCAGCGACCTTGGCTGCTGATGCTGCCGGACCGGACTACGAAGAGGGCCGCCGTGGCTTGCGTGAGGCCATCGTCGGTGGAGCCATGCCTGcactcgccgccgtcgctcgtctGCCGGGCGGCACAGGATCTTGACCCGGTGGCGCATCTGCCCTTCATGCGACACTGCGAAGATGTGGACGCCGGCGGCGGCCTCAAGCTGTTCGATTGA
- the LOC136528972 gene encoding galactoside 2-alpha-L-fucosyltransferase-like, with protein sequence MHRPPGPITMALEGVVGIGITKQPSLQCLDAVENAARRAEAEEGTVEQNTTPWIARKKVTALAICLVALPVLMTTVSRRDSPWTPASFWPLATFARQEKLLGGLLVPGFDERSCLSRYQSAFYRKNLTRSPSAHLIKRLRQHEALQRRCGPGTEAYRAAAAQLRPWRRNVTNDGICRYLVLVPYRGLGNRILAVASAFLYAVLTDRVLLLDGNTSLGDIFCEPFPGTSWLLPSHFPISNLQNLTGDVRESYRNLVQNDSAASLVSRLPYVFVDLDHSCTYHDKLFFCDDERQFLRRAPWLVMRTDGYFVPALFLNPVHQDELDRMFPRKDSVFYLLAHYLFHPTNKVWGLITRFHSSYLRDSDERLGIQVRVFDGDTPFQHILDQILACTSQEHLLPDVVTQEPPRPSTAGARSKAVLMTGLSSWYYENIRWKYWQSATATGEVVSVYQPSHEEHQLSGYTTHDMKAVAEMYLLGMTDKIVTSGWSTFGYVGHGLGGLTPWIMFRPENHTTPYPPCRRAKSMEPCMHGPPFYDCRAKHGADTGKLVPHVQHCEDMSWGLKLVHPE encoded by the exons ATGCATCGCCCGCCAGGCCCGATAACAATGGCCCTGGAGGGCGTGGTCGGCATTGGCATAACCAAGCAGCCGTCGCTGCAATGCCTGGACGCCGTGGAGAACGCGGCCCGACGTGCCGAGGCAGAAGAGGGTACGGTGGAGCAGAATACAACGCCATGGATCGCGAGGAAGAAGGTCACAGCGCTCGCCATCTGCCTCGTCGCGTTGCCCGTCCTGATGACCACGGTTAGCCGGCGGGACTCGCCGTGGACGCCCGCGTCCTTTTGGCCGTTGGCGACATTCGCGCGGCAAG AGAAGCTCCTCGGCGGCCTGCTCGTGCCGGGGTTCGACGAGCGGTCGTGCCTCAGCCGGTACCAGTCCGCGTTCTACCGCAAGAACCTGACGCGGTCGCCGTCCGCGCACCTCATCAAGCGGTTGCGCCAGCACGAAGCGCTGCAGCGCCGGTGCGGCCCGGGCACCGAGGCGTACAGGGCCGCGGCCGCACAGCTCAGGCCCTGGCGCCGCAACGTCACCAACGACGGCATCTGCAGGTACCTCGTGCTGGTGCCGTACAGGGGCCTCGGGAACAGGATCCTGGCCGTGGCGTCGGCGTTCCTCTACGCCGTGCTCACCGACCGCGTCCTGCTCCTCGACGGGAACACGTCGCTGGGCGACATCTTCTGCGAGCCGTTCCCGGGGACCTCATGGCTGCTGCCGTCGCACTTCCCGATCAGTAACCTCCAGAACCTGACGGGCGACGTGCGGGAGAGCTACAGGAACCTGGTGCAGAACGATAGCGCGGCGTCGCTGGTGTCCAGGCTCCCATACGTGTTCGTGGACCTCGACCATTCCTGCACGTACCACGACAAGCTCTTCTTCTGCGACGACGAGCGGCAGTTCCTCCGCCGCGCGCCGTGGCTGGTGATGAGGACGGACGGCTACTTCGTGCCGGCGCTGTTCCTGAACCCGGTGCACCAGGACGAGCTCGACAGGATGTTCCCTCGGAAAGACTCGGTGTTCTACCTGCTGGCGCACTACCTGTTCCACCCGACGAACAAAGTGTGGGGACTGATCACGAGGTTCCACAGCTCGTACCTGAGGGACTCAGACGAAAGACTGGGCATCCAGGTCAGGGTGTTCGACGGGGACACCCCTTTCCAGCACATCTTGGATCAGATCCTCGCCTGCACGTCGCAAGAACACCTGCTCCCCGACGTGGTGACGCAGGAACCGCCCCGTCCGTCGACGGCCGGTGCGCGGTCGAAGGCTGTCCTGATGACCGGCCTGAGCTCGTGGTACTACGAGAACATCCGGTGGAAGTACTGGCAGTCGGCGACGGCCACCGGCGAGGTCGTGAGCGTGTACCAGCCGAGCCACGAGGAGCACCAGCTCTCCGGCTACACGACGCACGACATGAAGGCGGTGGCGGAGATGTACCTCCTAGGCATGACCGACAAGATCGTCACCAGCGGCTGGTCGACGTTCGGCTACGTCGGCCATGGCCTCGGCGGGCTCACGCCGTGGATCATGTTCAGGCCCGAGAACCACACCACGCCTTACCCGCCGTGCCGGCGGGCCAAGTCGATGGAGCCGTGCATGCACGGGCCGCCCTTCTACGACTGCAGGGCGAAGCACGGCGCTGATACGGGAAAGCTGGTGCCGCATGTCCAGCACTGTGAAGACATGAGCTGGGGGCTCAAACTTGTTCACCCCGAGTGA